The following are encoded together in the Phaseolus vulgaris cultivar G19833 chromosome 9, P. vulgaris v2.0, whole genome shotgun sequence genome:
- the LOC137820103 gene encoding uncharacterized protein isoform X2: MEQTIWGHLPVLMRANSKESIEYILQALWRTRKSGLATSDRCIIQDMLQLHNESDLDPLLVCLRMLIRRCVYENTSKEDIPMLFPGEVLPELQKLLTLLLQKFQREWQEDVMKDQNIVPRLKAMTWNMANLEKGSADPAAVIDLKLQNDTPFHSGVQDVKFQLATDSMDMMLKAMHCIRDQFSTMDEAVNGH; this comes from the exons ATGGAGCAAACGATATGGGGCCATTTGCCGGTGCTGATGAGGGCAAATTCCAAAGAATCTATAGAATACATTCTTCAAGCCCTTTGGAGAACTCGAAAGAGTGGTCTTGCCACTTCTGATCGATGCATCATCCAAGACATGCTTCAACTACACAATGAATCTGATCTCGACCCA CTTCTGGTTTGCCTCCGAATGTTAATCCGGAGGTGTGTTTATGAGAATACTTCCAAGGAGGATATTCCCATGCTGTTTCCCGGTGAAGTTCTGCCTGAATTGCAAAAGCTGTTGACACTTTTGTTGCAGAAGTTTCAGCGAGAGTGGCAAGAAGATGTGATGAAAGATCAG AATATTGTGCCTAGATTAAAGGCGATGACATGGAATATGGCAAATCTGGAGAAAGGATCAGCAGACCCTGCAGCGGTTATTGATTTGAAG CTTCAAAATGATACTCCATTTCACTCGGGAGTGCAAGATGTGAAGTTCCAGTTGGCTACAGATTCTATGGATATGATGCTGAAAGCCATGCACTGTATTAGAGACCAGTTTTCTACCATG GATGAGGCAGTAAATGGGCATTAG
- the LOC137820103 gene encoding uncharacterized protein isoform X1: protein MEQTIWGHLPVLMRANSKESIEYILQALWRTRKSGLATSDRCIIQDMLQLHNESDLDPYLQLLVCLRMLIRRCVYENTSKEDIPMLFPGEVLPELQKLLTLLLQKFQREWQEDVMKDQNIVPRLKAMTWNMANLEKGSADPAAVIDLKLQNDTPFHSGVQDVKFQLATDSMDMMLKAMHCIRDQFSTMDEAVNGH, encoded by the exons ATGGAGCAAACGATATGGGGCCATTTGCCGGTGCTGATGAGGGCAAATTCCAAAGAATCTATAGAATACATTCTTCAAGCCCTTTGGAGAACTCGAAAGAGTGGTCTTGCCACTTCTGATCGATGCATCATCCAAGACATGCTTCAACTACACAATGAATCTGATCTCGACCCA TATCTGCAGCTTCTGGTTTGCCTCCGAATGTTAATCCGGAGGTGTGTTTATGAGAATACTTCCAAGGAGGATATTCCCATGCTGTTTCCCGGTGAAGTTCTGCCTGAATTGCAAAAGCTGTTGACACTTTTGTTGCAGAAGTTTCAGCGAGAGTGGCAAGAAGATGTGATGAAAGATCAG AATATTGTGCCTAGATTAAAGGCGATGACATGGAATATGGCAAATCTGGAGAAAGGATCAGCAGACCCTGCAGCGGTTATTGATTTGAAG CTTCAAAATGATACTCCATTTCACTCGGGAGTGCAAGATGTGAAGTTCCAGTTGGCTACAGATTCTATGGATATGATGCTGAAAGCCATGCACTGTATTAGAGACCAGTTTTCTACCATG GATGAGGCAGTAAATGGGCATTAG
- the LOC137820103 gene encoding uncharacterized protein isoform X3, translating to MNLISTQYSLFHREYVYGCLALLVCLRMLIRRCVYENTSKEDIPMLFPGEVLPELQKLLTLLLQKFQREWQEDVMKDQNIVPRLKAMTWNMANLEKGSADPAAVIDLKLQNDTPFHSGVQDVKFQLATDSMDMMLKAMHCIRDQFSTMDEAVNGH from the exons ATGAATCTGATCTCGACCCAGTACTCTCTCTTCCATAGGGAATATGTTTATGGATGCTTAGCG CTTCTGGTTTGCCTCCGAATGTTAATCCGGAGGTGTGTTTATGAGAATACTTCCAAGGAGGATATTCCCATGCTGTTTCCCGGTGAAGTTCTGCCTGAATTGCAAAAGCTGTTGACACTTTTGTTGCAGAAGTTTCAGCGAGAGTGGCAAGAAGATGTGATGAAAGATCAG AATATTGTGCCTAGATTAAAGGCGATGACATGGAATATGGCAAATCTGGAGAAAGGATCAGCAGACCCTGCAGCGGTTATTGATTTGAAG CTTCAAAATGATACTCCATTTCACTCGGGAGTGCAAGATGTGAAGTTCCAGTTGGCTACAGATTCTATGGATATGATGCTGAAAGCCATGCACTGTATTAGAGACCAGTTTTCTACCATG GATGAGGCAGTAAATGGGCATTAG
- the LOC137820102 gene encoding SNF1-related protein kinase regulatory subunit gamma-1-like → MVTMEESPRSPEAKVGLRVEDLWDVQEPQLSPDEKLNACFESIPVSAFPLPPSNQEIEIKSDTTLAEAVKMLAQHNILSAPVVDVDAPEDASWIDRYIGIVEFAGIVVWILHQSEPTSPRSPSSGSAIAAAVDGITSAFEHEALGLESAMTTSGNFFEDLTSSQLYKNTKVRDISGSFRWAPFLALERSNSFLTMLLLLSKYKMKSVPVVDLGAGRIQNIITQSSVIHMLAECAGLQWFESWGTKKLSQVGLPIVAPNHIIKVYEDEPVLQAFKLMRKKRIGGLPVMERGGSRAIGNISLQDVQFLLTAPEIYHDYRSITAKDFLTAVRSYLEKHEGTFTMSSELITCNKDCTIKELIQLLDHEKIHRVYVVDNDGNLEGLITLRDIISRLVHEPRGYFGDFFDGVLPMPPNSRV, encoded by the exons ATGGTGACAATGGAAGAGAGTCCACGGAGTCCAGAGGCGAAGGTGGGGTTGAGAGTGGAGGATCTATGGGACGTTCAGGAGCCTCAGCTGAGTCCTGATGAGAAGCTCAATGCTTGCTTTGAGAGCATCCCTGTCTCTGCCTTCCCTCTACCTCCTTCAAATCAAG AAATTGAGATAAAATCAGATACCACTCTAGCAGAAGCAGTGAAAATGCTTGCACAACACAACATTCTCAGTGCACCTGTGGTGGATGTAGATGCACCTGAAGATGCTAGTTGGATCGACAGATATATAGGAATAGTCGAGTTTGCTGGAATTGTTGTATGGATTCTGCATCAG TCTGAACCCACATCTCCTAGGAGTCCATCCAGTGGATCTGCTATTGCGGCTGCTGTGGATGGAATAACTTCTGCTTTTGAACATGAAGCCTTAGGCCTTGAATCTGCCATGACAACTTCAGGAAATTTTTTTGAGGATCTGACTTCTTCTCAACTTTATAAGAATACAAAG GTTCGTGACATTTCAGGGTCATTCCGCTGGGCCCCCTTTCTCGCTTTGGAGAGATCAAACTCATTTTTGACCATGCTTTTGCTGCTTTCCAAGTACAAGATGAAGAGTGTTCCTGTTGTAGACTTAGGTGCTGGTCGAATTCAAAACATTATTACACAGTCTTCTGTAATTCACATGTTGGCAGAATGTGCTGGTCTTCAGTGGTTTGAGAGTTGGGGAACCAAGAAGCTATCTCAAGTTGGTCTTCCCATCGTGGCACCAAATCATATTATAAAG gttTATGAAGATGAACCAGTGCTTCAAGCATTTAAACTGATGAGGAAAAAGAGGATTGGGGGGTTGCCTGTGATGGAAAGGGGTGGCAGCAGGGCAATTGGTAACATAAGCCTGCAAGATGTTCAATTCCTCCTAACTGCTCCAGAAATCTACCATGACTATAG ATCTATTACAGCAAAAGACTTCCTGACAGCCGTTAGAAGCTACTTAGAGAAGCATGAAGGGACCTTTACAATGTCAAGTGAACTGATTACATGCAATAAGGATTGCACAATCAAAGAACTGATTCAACTGCTTGACCATGAGAAGATTCATAGGGTCTACGTTGTTGACAATGATGGGAATCTGGAAGGACTGATCACGCTGAGAGATATCATCTCAAGGCTAGTGCATGAGCCCCGTGGCTATTTTGGTGATTTCTTTGATGGGGTTCTCCCGATGCCTCCAAACAGCAGGGTTTGA
- the LOC137822556 gene encoding SWI/SNF complex component SNF12 homolog, whose translation MNNQAKNVAASSLFGHSGMATQPHHPNPIQQWNPSIPTPLHSQSQSQSQPRPQTQFPGLFQFSEPQSHVLAQAQYAQTQLQSQAARAHPQPQTHPFTHLHSVNTNAANGTSSPATGNAKRPTPKPLLRTHNSSNMNQSMPGARQQKKQSPEKGAMFLPESALYTQLLDFEAQVDTALARRKFDIQEARLLPHVQKTLRVYVFNTFSNHAKMDSEHKKANESSWSLKITGRILEDGMDSMSGISQRSSPPNPKFSAFFKKITIHLDQSIYPDNHVIVWDSARSPTQQDGFEVKRKGNKEFTAVIAIEMNYTPDKFMVSSQLSKLLGIEVETRPRIIASLFNYVKSRKLQSPNDPSSFICDPSLQRVFGEEKMDFTMVFQKLAQHLSQPQPIHLEHNIKLSEYAPAVTACYDIQVDVPFPLEKDKSTFLSSLESQKEIEAYDEAICVSLKKIQEHRRRRAFFLSFSQSPVEFIDTLITSQSKDLKLVAGDARHNVEKELRSEFYNQPWVEDAAIRYLNRKNAGIDVIGRN comes from the exons ATGAATAATCAAGCAAAGAATGTGGCTGCATCTTCTTTGTTTGGTCATTCTGGAATGGCCACACAACCACACCACCCTAACCCCATTCAGCAATGGAACCCTTCAATTCCAACCCCTTTACACTCTCAATCACAATCACAGTCTCAGCCACGTCCTCAGACACAATTCCCTGGTCTCTTTCAGTTTTCAGAGCCCCAATCTCATGTTCTTGCACAAGCTCAGTATGCACAGACACAATTGCAGTCTCAGGCTGCACGAGCTCATCCACAACCTCAAACTCACCCTTTTACCCACTTGCATAGTGTAAATACTAATGCTGCTAATGGCACATCATCCCCGGCCACCGGAAATGCCAAGCGACCAACCCCGAAGCCCCTGTTGAGGACTCATAATTCATCCAATATGAACCAATCCATGCCGGGTGCTCGGCAGCAAAAGAAGCAATCACCAGAGAAGGGGGCTATGTTTTTGCCTGAGTCGGCTCTGTATACTCAATTACTTGATTTTGAGGCTCAGGTGGATACTGCTTTGGCCAGGAGAAAGTTTGATATACAGGAGGCTAGGCTCCTTCCCCATGTTCAGAAAACTCTTCGTGTTTATGTGTTCAATACCTTCTCAAATCATGCCAAAATGGATTCTGAGCATAAGAAGGCCAATGAATCTTCTTGGTCTCTCAAGATAACTGGAAGGATATTGGAAGATGGTATGGATTCCATGTCTGGAATTTCACAGAGATCGAGCCCTCCGAACCCAAAGTTCTCTGCATTTTTCAAGAAAATTACCATACATTTGGATCAAAGCATTTATCCTGATAATCATGTCATTGTATGGGATAGTGCTCGTTCACCTACCCAACAGGATggttttgaggtgaagaggaaAGGAAACAAAGAGTTTACTGCAGTGATTGCAATAGAAATGAATTATACACCTGACAAGTTTATGGTTTCATCACAACTGTCTAAACTCTTAGGTATTGAGGTTGAGACTCGTCCAAGAATAATAGCTTCTCTTTTTAACTACGTGAAGTCCAGGAAGCTACAGAGCCCAAATGACCCTTCGTCTTTCATATGTGATCCTTCTCTACAAAGGGTGTTTGGGGAAGAGAAGATGGATTTCACCATGGTTTTTCAGAAGTTAGCACAGCATTTGTCACAGCCACAACCAATCCATCTGGAGCATAACATCAAGCTTTCTGAATATGCTCCAGCTGTAACTGCATGTTATGATATACAGGTGGATGTGCCTTTTCCATTGGAAAAAGACAAGTCTACATTCTTGTCAAGCCTTGAGAGCCAAAAGGAGATTGAAGCTTATGATGAGGCTATTTGTGTTTCCTTAAAGAAGATCCAAGAGCATCGGAGAAGACGGGctttttttcttagttttagTCAGTCTCCAGTAGAGTTTATTGATACTTTGATTACTTCTCAAAGCAAGGATTTGAAACTTGTTGCTGGAGATGCCAGGCATAACGTTGAAAAGGAACTTCGATCTGAATTCTACAATCAACCATG GGTCGAGGATGCTGCCATTCGTTACTTGAACCGCAAAAATGCAGGAATTGATGTTATTGGACGCAACTAA
- the LOC137821362 gene encoding elongation factor 1-delta-like, with translation MAVTFYDLSSSSGLKKLDEYLLPRSYITGYQASKDDLTVYAALPTAPSAEYVNVSRWFKHIDALLRISGVSGEGSGVTVEGSFVAEPVATPPAVDTNAAAAEDDDDDDVDLFGEETEEEKKAAEERAAAAKASGKKKESGKSSVLLDVKPWDDETDMKKLEEAVRSVSMEGLLWGASKLVPVGYGIKKLQIMLTIVDDLVSVDSLIEERLTVEPINEYVQSCDIAAFNKI, from the exons ATGGCAGTGACATTCTACGACCTTAGCTCTTCCTCTGGGTTGAAGAAGCTTGATGAGTATCTTCTCCCACGCAGTTACATCACCGG GTACCAGGCTTCAAAGGATGATCTCACTGTCTATGCAGCTTTGCCTACTGCTCCATCAGCTGAGTATGTCAATGTGTCCAGGTGGTTCAAGCACATTGATGCTTTGTTGAGAATCTC TGGTGTTTCTGGTGAGGGATCTGGTGTCACTGTTGAGGGATCTTTTGTTGCAGAGCCTGTTGCAACTCCCCCAGCTGTTGATACAAAT GCTGCTGCTGCTGAGGATGATGACGACGACGATGTGGATTTGTTTGGTGAAGAGACAGAGGAAGAGAAGAAGGCTGCCGAGGAACGGGCAGCTGCAGCGAAGGCATCTGGGAAAAAGAAAGAAT CTGGGAAATCATCTGTTCTGTTGGATGTGAAACCATGGGATGATGAAACCGACATGAAGAAGCTTGAGGAAGCAGTGAGATCTGTTAGCATGGAAGGGTTGCTTTGGGGTGCAT CCAAACTTGTTCCTGTTGGGTACGGCATTAAGAAACTGCAAATTATGCTCACTATCGTGGACGACCTAGTTTCTGTCGATAGTCTCATTGAGGAAAGACTCACAGTTGAGCCCATCAATGAATATGTCCAGAGTTGTGACATTGCGGCCTTCAATAAAATTT AA